In Lolium perenne isolate Kyuss_39 chromosome 5, Kyuss_2.0, whole genome shotgun sequence, the sequence ACGTCCATCCCGACCTCCTCGACGAGGTACCGGTAGGCTGGCAGCCTGCCGCGGCCGCCGGCGGCGTGGAGCGCGTTCATGCCCATGTAGGTCGTGCTGGCCACCGTCGCCGGGATCCCGCGCCCCTGCACGTCCAGCTCCTTTGCGATCTCTGCAGTAGTGCAGTTCACAGGAAAAAGGGGTCACTTTCAGTTACGAATCTTGACAAGAACATTCTGCAGTGAACACTGACCACCACATCGGAATGAAATGGCCACTGATGCCTAGCAGACGAGTTAACAACTTGGCACAAAAATACCCAGCTTGGAAGGAGGAATTAAACCCCGGCCTGAATCACCACGCCCGAATCGAATCGAAACCACTGGCTCTCAGAATCCGCACATCAGAATGAAATCGTCACTGATCCCTAAGCAGACGAGTCAAGAACTTTGGTAGAATCAGCATGCCCAAAATCGAATCGAACCCACGGACGCAACGCAGAATCGGAACCGAATCGCAGAAACCCAGCAAAAGCCCGGATctcgcgagcgagcgagcgagcgaaggAATTAACTGACGCCGGAAAAGGGGTGGATGCGGGCCTTACTCTTGATTTTGCGGACGTGGCCgtggtgcgcggccgcgaggaacCTGGCCTCCGGCGCGCGGCCACCGGTCACGGTCTGCAAAACAAGAAGTGAATCGACGGTGAGAAGCCGCGCGCGGCGTAGGGGCCGTACGAGGGCAGATCAACCGGAACTCACCTTGGCCGTGGAGGAGCTCGTAGAGGCGAGGCAGCGGCATGTCCCGGGTCCCCATCCTCcgtcttcggcggcggcggcggcggagcaagGCGAGAAAGGGAAGAAGGTTCTAGAATCGCCGAGAGAGGTGGGTAAAATGGCGGGAAAACGGGAGGGAGTGAGTGAGTGAGTGGGTTGAGTCCCATGACACGCACTCTGCTCTGGTGCTTGGAGCCCGCTTGGCCCACACTTAGCCTCCCACGGCCTTCTCTCATTGTCACCGCCCTCTCGCAAGTCGCAACCATCGCCGACACCTTGGAGGGCGGATCCATTCAGGTCCCCGTTGTTCACAGGGTGTCTGCAGCTGTAGCCGCCGAGAAGGAGTTTATGTGTGTCAGCCCTTTCACGGGCCTCCCTCTCCTCTGTGCATTGTCTCTGTCGGTGCCTCCCCCGACTTCACCACCGGGGACGTCTACCAGGCTCTCCACTCCTATGGATGTGTCATCCCTTGGCACGATCTCAACTAGGACCGCTTCACGCCTCTCCAAGTGCGAGTTTTCTtctagattatgaaccttcacaaAACTAGGACCCGCGCGCTGCTTCATCGGCTCAGGCAGTGGCGGACCTTGCAGAAAAACTCTCGGGGTGAAGCTATAACATGACATGAAATTTAACTTTGGAAGACCAAATCAAGTGGCAATGACAAGCTAGAATTTGTAACATTTCCAGAAACTTCTATATTTAAATTGATATTGTCTACAAAATATACTTCCGACGTTAATATACGCATAAGCTACTCCAAAAGGACTAAAACAGAAGAAATTATATGCCAACTAACCAAGGATTTTCACTCCATATCAGATCTTCTTTTCTTTGCACCCGTGAAATGCAACAGAATACTGCAATTTCCCCTTCTATGTTTACTAGTAAACTATTGGCAGGAAACTCATCCTCCATTTTGTTATGCAACCTTGTCTTGACGATCCTCAAAGTGGAAAATAAGCGTTCAGCGCTTGCCGTATAAACTGGCAGAGTCACAACCAATCAGAGCAAACTATCAATTAGGTTGTAGATAGAACTTTGCGCACTTTTAACAAGGTAGCAACAAAGCTTGTCAATGTTGACACCTTTTCATCTTATTATCATTGGAAGCATCCACAATAAAATGTTTGAGTTGCTGCTCTAGGTCATAAATTTCTTGTTGATTGAAATCAGCTGGATAATATTTCTTCACCATGTCGCAAATGTCATCAGCCTTGAAAGATCTAAACTTATTTGTAGGGAGGACAGAAGATCCATTACCTTCTCATTGAACCAGAATTCTAGTTCATGAAGTTGAGTATCAAGTGTTGCACGAAATACCTCCACTCGAAAATAATGCTCCTTCGTAAAACAATCTGGTTGGCGGCGAGCACGACACCACTCACTCAGAATGTGAGTTTCCCCCAACTCATGATTCCTAATACAAATCTATATTCCATATGGATGTTCGCCAGGCTTCTGGGCTTTGagaatcttcgggtcgtgggcctctaAACGCCCTTGGGTACTTTATCCGGTTGACCCatccgggatgcctatgtcatctagttttctggaagagtgagaataacttctaagattgtagatgtgatgttgctactagggagaaaacaacaatgttttatccgagggtaattctattgtttacattacacataatgcttaatgcaattatctgctgcttgcaacttaatactgaaaggagtGCGGAccctaaccggaaggtggatttttagtcatagacgcagttggattacaatctatgtatcatgttgtaatgtccaatcaaatctcatagtaatcatcttgtcatgtataatcaatattctgtcaattgcccaactgtaatttattcaccaacatgctatttatctttatggagagcagCTTTAATAAATATTGAAAAAAGAATGCCCGAATAAATTGAGCACATAGTTCTACAATCAAAAGTGGACATATTAGATGGCCTACGACAATTAAATCAggccggagggagtactaaaaacCAGTTTTCAGTATACTGAAAAACCATTTTCAACATCTAAAAAAGAACCATTTTCTAGCACAATCGCGTAACCCCTCCCTATCAAATAGTGCTATAGAATTTTTCTTTCATGCGGGACCCACATGTCAATAACACACCCTCTGTCCCACATACgatattttgaagaaaaaaaatcaCATGCCAACTTACTAACTTGGAAAACTCTaaatttgaagaaaaaaaatcacatacgatattttgaagaaaaaaaactcTAAATTGGAAAAGTTCTGACCGGAAAAAACCCGGTAGAGAAACCTAAAGATTTCATCGGCGCCGGTCGATTCCGCAGCCGCCCCCGCTCGACTTGGTCGCCGCGCCTCCTCCCGGCATTTTCGACGGTTAGAGCAATTGGGCCAGGCCTGATTGTGAAAAAGGAAGAGGCCAGGCCAACGGGCCACCGGGATTTAGCTGAGCCGAGCGTAGGACGAAACGTCGCACAATCTCTCCACTCCCTCGATCCCCACCGCCCTCAACGCCGGTGCAGAGGCGGCTGGCGGCGGACTCGCGCGCACCGGAGAAGATGACCAAGCCGGAAAGGACCCGTGATGGTGCTACTGAGCCGGAGAGGGaggcaaagaagaagaagagaaattcgtcttcgtcttcgtcttcgtcttcgtctggGGAGGTCGACACTCCGTTGTACGATCGGGCCGCCCATCCGCCCAGCCCTTGTGGTAATTTTTTCCCCACAACAAATTTTCCTCATCATGAAAGATGGCGTCTTTACTTGTTCCGCATCATCATGAGCTGGTGGTTCCTGCTTCGATTTACGACTCCTCATCCGTGACAGAAGCAAATGGCGCACGAGTCGAAGAGATgaccaaggaggaggaggaggaggaggaggaggaggaggaggacctctCCTCCTTCACACCCAAATCTCCAATCAGCAAGCCCTACATCCCAGACGAGCTAAGTGATCCCACTGTCTATCCTGAGATACACGCCGCCTTTGAGGACGCCCACGCCAAATACATAGAGAAATTGTGTAAGCCTCTACCCCAGCCCCTCTATTCTTCTCAGGTTTGCAATCTACCAATTGTGGGTGCTTAGTTTAGTTCGTTCTCTGCGCGCAGGCCGTAGGACAGCTCGCTTCAGTTCTAAATATAGGCGCAAGGAGGCACGTTCGTGCCTGTTTAATGATGAGCACCTTCATCCCATCCGTGAAGCTGCAAAAAGGGCGGTGCTTCACGCCGCTAAATCCGTCATCAGGCTCTCATCCTCTCTCGGTGCGTACGCATACATCATGCTTGCTTGCTGATTAATATTTGCACAAGGGATCGAGGCGCTAACTACGTGTTGTGGGCTTTGTATTTGCAGAGGGGGAGCCGCTGACAAACTGCTGTGGTTTGTGGATTGACTGGGACAGGGAGAGCAAAACAGGCACCATTTTGACGACTGCACATCTCATTCGCTCAAAGCATCCCGTGGAAGACCACTGGATAGGTAGAGATGAGTACGATATTAAAGCCAATGTGAGTTTCTTTCTCAACATTCACTTGCCTATTCTCTGTTTCATCTCAGGTTAAATTATTTGTAATCTCTCTGTTGCTAGACTCAAATTGGGTTGCTGTAGTATAGCTAGTTACCGAAATGCAGCTACATGATTCTTCCTTCTGCCGTTTCAGGTTACTGTTCACTTGCGCGATGGCACCACCGCGGAAGGCCACTACCTCTACCACCAGGAGCATTATGATCTTGCATTTTTTAAGGTTAGAGTGGATGAGGAGGTCCAGTTCCCCTATTTTAATGGTACCGTGCACTGTGGTCAAGACGTTTTCCGACTTGGAAGAGACCAAAGCATGGATTTGAGGATAACGCATGGTAGAGTGGAATATTGGAATCCAGCAAGTATTGAAAGATATCACTACATGTACTTTCTCCACGAACAGGATGACTGTCTGGTATGGAACAAAAAGCAATTGTTACTCATGTCTTGAAATTCGCTGTTGCTACTTTGTTATTATAAATTGTAATGTTTGTCGCTACTACTATGTTGTAGTGTGATGACGATGGAGGGCCCGTCATTGATTTGGAGGGGAAGGTTGTGGGATTAATTAACAATCACCTTAGCGCTTCTTTTGTACCTTCTTCTATTTTGGAAAAGTGTGTGGGTTTGTGGACGAAGTTTGGGTACGTCTTCCCCCTCCATTCTTTGTTAGTGTTGCTAACCTGATGCATTCTTCCTTGTTACCGTTTCTGCTTGTTGATGGAGTTGAGCAACACAATTGACCTGATAGAAAAGTGTTCTCGTGCATAACTCCACTGTT encodes:
- the LOC127303285 gene encoding uncharacterized protein; translated protein: MKQRAGPSFVKVHNLEENSHLERREAVLVEIVPRDDTSIGVESLVDVPGGEVGGGTDRDNAQRRGRPVKGLTHINSFSAATAADTLTFFPFSPCSAAAAAEDGGWGPGTCRCLASTSSSTAKTVTGGRAPEARFLAAAHHGHVRKIKKIAKELDVQGRGIPATVASTTYMGMNALHAAGGRGRLPAYRYLVEEVGMDVDKPDTAQDFTPVVHAVTNGCLPAVKYLVNHGADVHQQRSEGNTTLLHTAALLGMKEGLNSLH
- the LOC127299041 gene encoding uncharacterized protein, whose translation is MTKPERTRDGATEPEREAKKKKRNSSSSSSSSSSGEVDTPLYDRAAHPPSPCEANGARVEEMTKEEEEEEEEEEEDLSSFTPKSPISKPYIPDELSDPTVYPEIHAAFEDAHAKYIEKLCRRTARFSSKYRRKEARSCLFNDEHLHPIREAAKRAVLHAAKSVIRLSSSLEGEPLTNCCGLWIDWDRESKTGTILTTAHLIRSKHPVEDHWIGRDEYDIKANVTVHLRDGTTAEGHYLYHQEHYDLAFFKVRVDEEVQFPYFNGTVHCGQDVFRLGRDQSMDLRITHGRVEYWNPASIERYHYMYFLHEQDDCLCDDDGGPVIDLEGKVVGLINNHLSASFVPSSILEKCVGLWTKFGCIPRLHLGMKFDSIRLLDPINVEKMWRMDNIEDGLIVEEVSKDSHAEKLGICFRDIIECFNGKRISTTIELENMLLVRCKDHFDQGNKLNAKINVAIQVFHPEERLRRTIKLNVEVSDRGEIVTKRTYPITATEGTSATVQSSQDVAGLKCLAAC